In the genome of Candidatus Ruthia magnifica str. Cm (Calyptogena magnifica), one region contains:
- a CDS encoding type I secretion C-terminal target domain-containing protein: protein MKINNAKTTTQLKTLQTQAQAFSKTLSKVIVIVIKGEQHIRVIPGHAYEISIEDGRNFDLIAQKVDNDLKVLLPNDTIVVFNEYFKVCVSDLSCLVSLPSEDGIYHIIENNFVTFTNNSQIIHFYGDESVLSAVATNQSTVFAESFNEVYLTNIFSSLSIDSGEVLDGLLIVGLAGAGGGISSLEDVILKMVVSAGEFIENNGGLVKLYKYDPFIEKLTFFTDVDLNNSGMQDFSIGNYKGIIIAKLIDTNGNNADFRDEATGVDTDISATLLAVIDASKGGNIDVSITPLTTIAALRMGLTTSGELPTGIMLDISTISDANKGVAKAFGLGNDADVVTTKIQTVITQDGETSISNAYGNILAALSGVDSDKNSGNMAATITQFEEKLIGMGADLKLNTEGQEDLLAGASKAETSNSKIDVGLGLATTIKDTDAIDSSTTINITLGFEDTGISAIDNIVKAYDLDGHDVGTDEGIRINVIGVSSNWVYSTDAGINWFIGATDFELGTGFNLVEKTTTYNKADIMVRNGTDILAGFIEGTEATLGAGTIFVDGDMPSGITSTELSSSSSANFAVINISVTAGSTWRYSTENGADGTWKVVDVGSSFSLIANAIYTINQIQVKEIDAAGNESTILKNAAEITGSILALNLNRDTGNSIFDGKTNDAIINVITGPDVIWEYTINGGTDWTTGSRGNGSFELLGSDSHAVSDIKVKIAGQDDSNVITLSHYSATSIDILTANVDATLTLASAGDTGASSDNITSNKIINISGGVTWEYSTDGGENWIKGSDSSFELSSQSYVQGQIQVKQVDEYGNYSQPTLFDAITIDYIAPTITLFTLNTVGGSYGVNSNINITSTVNEEIASGTITVTLNTGETVILTVSADDKTLLTGNYIVNTGNTTTGLKVTSFTINSIIDIAGNIMTDNMVPADKKILYNIEDRDSTIVIDGVAPSITCATNPNSAQILKIGETLSVELTLDEMVTLTNAAIAIITLIIDDRDGSTMEVTATATGNGIVSNTLIFTTAALPNNLNDNNGVKVKANSLSFTSGEFKDAVGNDVSSVFTEISEIANTQVDTIAPTVILSGNIVPTANLTMIFDENIIKVAGKEIKIYKADGTFVEAVDSVEVTNDIVTINPATDLESNIAYYVIIAAGAFKDIAGNEYAGISESSVWTFDTASLSTTVAWSGMGVNSGDEYINLSELTNVTISGHIANPYGVGNVKVLEIKFISSNGGTAYTVPSSLVGTAITIDGSGNWVLDNDSIWASSANFTDGKAYKVKVKLTAILDNNPVEGIGMSSDSVVFDTVAPVTPNAVLITDSGSSSSDSITNNSAINAPVNKEIGATVEYKIATGSWSTTYIAPTTNGDYIVKVRQIDKTGNASSEQIITFTLDVTTDVVDVTSSVIVNKMDITSGVAFDADIVTPNASDIEKITVIFGNIQTGDNLLLDVERTLSSSFTQTTSVTLGIANVNYIYASNKLTITKHSGGSFSATEVESIVEAVKLKNTNSTPGDIDRTATFAYVDTAGNTGASAQATMTVVATIPTIVSVTDDHDQTGQEVTSEMTIYTVTFSHGVVSSFESNDVILVDTLGAPIVITNWIIGVLTEVPDSSGTQWTVSVTPPLGENTVDVTAARLKIEKTGLVDIYGNDPFDINHTQSIADAQSFDTQPPSIPTLTLNTEISAGTVTKDRVMNVTNLVADVASWQYSVDGGVSWTTVSDSSVTNFTLTDGTYGADFIRVKQTDNAGQTSNIAKYTINFSIDTAIDTPTFSPVDNGKMSNTDNFVLTFAESMIAVTGKNIIIKQLSDGSVIETIAADNSAQVSINATGVVTINPTDINLVARTSYYVEVEAGAFKDNAGNESTAITGSTVWNVIVNEMNATIMVATDNKINAIENTTDIVIAVIIGADSTILSTLLLGDFTVTITKVGGSVVSISGTAYDSSTGIWRAIINDGGLINGDIYTVQANITSSAMGINTSSTQTVTVGTNAPTLTLTDNKAIVGNDNVVNITESANGFSMTGISTGLTIGSEVSVVFNTITYTTTVTGASNNWSIDIPSTDTNVLIEGTTYIVTVNASDNHGNPATQLSQNITVDKTAPVSTIVIDEIITDLSTITGQTSANIDVEIKLDTDNNNSYDDATYIVISDANGNWTLDLNSAASLISGSAPTFASIDTQLGVQVNIIDTAGNMTTRTETATKQASSYSISDSRVIEGTTGTKTMTFIVTRGGDFSDAGTVDYAVNTTLSLAKFSSSANGVDDDYSGSTSGTVTFAVGERFKEITFTVNGDYYKEVNQNIIVDLTNPTEGAISKATGIGEIVEVDITQLAAAYSLKDVNSDLATNAVRVRRSSDNTELDIGFDKYDNLDTRALLNFVGRDTDDTGYVSIWYDQTGNGRDMTQTSSTKQGVIVSDGVVQTHSNGQTTIGFNRGLNGANDDFMEAIGTGGGTVTNLEVYVTYEFNIIRVGTLFNLGTSIEDGRIIAHAPWSSGAIYWDAGSSTGDARLFVSDAQQSGQVSQLVFTANYNHTGAGTVLQNNVDAKQGIFVDGDNKAADETLKGNSLVLGNTWVLMSFGYGSTVCQSGKVSEFLVYTSNTEAVEPIGLFGSANNNVFTYAGESALVMLDGKLGYDMIKLSNASDINLDVTSVSLVNIEVINMQNVESNRLTINNTQLDTNVSILSVLMNTGDSIVYESNTFNYSATQEAVNFGTTDNDIINMSSFNETVYGRGGNDTFVYKSWSDAAASSSADSITDFTIGMGADKDILNLKDLLTDYDSTNLADFINLSQIGGNTIISVDKNGAMGDVFTEDINITLTGVTEASLVTMINDGNLVLE, encoded by the coding sequence ATGAAAATTAACAACGCAAAAACAACTACACAATTAAAAACATTACAAACTCAAGCACAAGCTTTTTCCAAAACGCTAAGTAAAGTTATTGTTATTGTCATCAAGGGTGAACAGCATATTAGGGTTATACCAGGTCATGCTTACGAAATAAGCATCGAAGATGGTAGAAACTTTGACTTAATTGCCCAAAAAGTAGACAATGATTTGAAAGTGTTGTTGCCTAATGATACTATTGTTGTGTTCAATGAATATTTTAAAGTGTGTGTAAGTGATTTGTCTTGTTTAGTATCTTTACCAAGCGAAGACGGCATTTATCATATTATTGAAAATAATTTTGTTACGTTTACTAATAACTCTCAAATCATTCATTTTTATGGTGATGAGTCTGTATTATCAGCCGTCGCTACTAACCAATCTACGGTGTTTGCTGAAAGTTTTAACGAAGTTTATCTCACTAATATTTTTTCATCTTTAAGTATAGATAGTGGTGAGGTATTAGACGGCTTGCTAATTGTTGGTTTAGCAGGTGCAGGTGGCGGTATTTCTTCTTTGGAAGATGTTATCCTTAAGATGGTTGTTAGTGCAGGTGAGTTTATTGAAAATAATGGTGGACTTGTTAAATTATACAAATACGATCCTTTCATTGAAAAGTTAACTTTTTTCACAGACGTGGATCTTAACAATTCAGGAATGCAAGATTTCTCTATTGGTAATTATAAGGGTATTATTATTGCTAAATTAATTGATACTAATGGGAATAACGCTGACTTTAGAGACGAAGCAACAGGAGTAGATACTGACATATCTGCTACATTATTAGCAGTTATTGACGCTTCTAAAGGTGGAAATATTGACGTTAGTATTACGCCATTAACAACCATAGCTGCACTTAGAATGGGTTTAACCACTTCTGGTGAATTACCTACGGGTATTATGTTGGATATATCTACTATCAGTGACGCTAATAAAGGTGTAGCTAAGGCCTTTGGTTTGGGTAATGATGCTGACGTGGTTACTACTAAAATACAAACAGTAATAACACAAGATGGCGAAACTTCTATTTCGAATGCCTATGGTAATATTTTAGCAGCATTATCTGGTGTAGATTCAGACAAAAACTCTGGCAATATGGCTGCAACCATTACTCAGTTTGAAGAAAAATTAATAGGAATGGGTGCTGATTTAAAACTAAACACAGAGGGGCAAGAAGATTTACTTGCTGGTGCTTCTAAAGCTGAAACAAGTAATAGTAAGATTGATGTTGGTTTAGGATTGGCCACAACCATTAAAGATACTGATGCTATTGACAGCTCTACTACGATCAATATTACGTTAGGTTTTGAAGATACAGGTATTAGTGCAATAGATAATATTGTCAAAGCGTATGATTTAGATGGTCATGATGTTGGTACTGATGAAGGTATCAGAATTAATGTTATTGGTGTTAGTTCAAATTGGGTTTACTCAACTGATGCTGGTATAAATTGGTTTATAGGAGCTACAGATTTTGAACTTGGTACTGGCTTTAATTTAGTTGAAAAAACAACTACCTACAATAAAGCAGACATTATGGTTCGAAATGGTACAGACATTCTTGCTGGCTTCATAGAAGGTACTGAAGCGACATTGGGCGCTGGCACAATTTTTGTTGATGGAGATATGCCAAGTGGAATCACCTCAACAGAACTAAGTAGTTCGTCTAGTGCCAATTTTGCAGTGATAAATATATCAGTAACAGCTGGTAGTACTTGGCGGTATTCTACTGAAAATGGGGCTGATGGTACTTGGAAAGTAGTAGATGTAGGCTCTAGTTTTTCTTTAATTGCTAATGCTATCTATACAATAAATCAAATACAGGTTAAAGAAATAGATGCTGCAGGCAATGAGTCTACAATACTTAAAAATGCAGCAGAAATTACAGGATCAATCTTAGCATTAAACCTTAACAGAGATACAGGTAATAGTATATTTGATGGTAAAACAAATGATGCTATTATTAATGTGATTACTGGACCTGACGTTATTTGGGAGTATACAATTAATGGCGGTACAGATTGGACAACAGGTAGTAGGGGTAATGGTAGTTTTGAATTGTTAGGGTCAGATTCTCATGCAGTAAGCGATATTAAAGTTAAAATTGCAGGTCAGGACGATTCAAATGTCATAACTCTTTCTCACTATTCTGCGACATCAATAGATATATTAACTGCTAATGTCGATGCTACATTAACACTTGCATCTGCTGGCGACACAGGCGCTTCTAGTGATAACATTACTAGCAATAAAATAATTAATATATCTGGTGGCGTTACTTGGGAATATTCTACTGATGGTGGTGAAAATTGGATAAAAGGTTCAGACTCATCATTTGAATTATCAAGTCAATCTTATGTGCAAGGTCAAATACAGGTTAAACAAGTAGATGAGTATGGTAATTATTCCCAACCCACTTTATTTGATGCAATAACTATTGACTACATAGCTCCTACTATCACCTTGTTCACTTTAAATACAGTTGGTGGTTCTTATGGTGTAAATAGCAACATCAATATTACTAGTACAGTTAATGAAGAAATTGCTTCAGGTACAATTACAGTGACATTAAATACAGGTGAAACAGTAATTTTGACAGTTTCAGCAGATGATAAAACTCTTCTTACAGGAAATTACATAGTAAATACGGGCAACACCACGACAGGCTTAAAAGTAACCAGTTTTACTATCAATTCAATCATTGACATTGCAGGCAATATAATGACTGATAATATGGTGCCTGCTGATAAAAAAATCTTATACAACATCGAAGATAGAGATAGTACTATTGTCATAGATGGTGTTGCACCTAGCATAACATGTGCAACAAATCCAAACAGTGCACAAATTTTAAAAATCGGCGAAACACTGAGTGTAGAACTAACTTTAGATGAAATGGTTACGCTAACAAATGCTGCAATAGCAATCATTACACTGATTATTGATGATAGAGATGGTAGCACAATGGAAGTAACTGCCACAGCAACTGGCAACGGAATTGTTTCGAATACATTAATATTTACAACAGCAGCATTACCTAACAATTTAAATGATAATAATGGTGTTAAAGTAAAAGCTAATTCGTTATCATTTACCTCAGGTGAATTTAAAGATGCTGTTGGTAATGATGTTAGTTCAGTATTTACTGAAATAAGTGAAATAGCTAATACTCAAGTTGACACAATTGCACCAACAGTAATACTAAGTGGTAATATAGTACCAACAGCAAACTTAACCATGATATTTGATGAGAACATTATAAAGGTTGCTGGTAAAGAAATCAAAATTTATAAAGCTGATGGAACTTTTGTTGAAGCCGTTGATAGTGTAGAGGTTACTAATGATATAGTAACGATCAATCCAGCTACTGACTTAGAGTCTAATATAGCTTATTATGTAATAATAGCAGCTGGCGCTTTTAAAGATATAGCAGGTAATGAATATGCTGGTATTAGTGAGTCTAGCGTTTGGACTTTTGATACGGCCAGTTTAAGCACAACAGTAGCATGGTCTGGAATGGGTGTAAATAGTGGGGATGAGTATATTAATTTAAGTGAATTGACAAATGTAACCATTTCTGGACATATTGCGAATCCATATGGTGTTGGAAATGTAAAAGTGTTAGAAATTAAGTTTATTTCATCTAACGGTGGTACAGCTTACACCGTTCCTAGTAGTTTAGTTGGTACAGCAATAACAATAGATGGTTCAGGTAATTGGGTATTAGATAACGATAGTATCTGGGCTTCAAGTGCCAATTTTACTGACGGTAAAGCTTATAAGGTAAAAGTTAAATTAACAGCTATTTTGGATAACAATCCTGTTGAAGGGATAGGTATGAGTTCAGATAGTGTAGTGTTTGATACAGTAGCCCCAGTAACACCAAATGCAGTTTTAATAACTGATAGTGGTAGTAGTTCAAGTGACAGCATTACAAATAATTCTGCCATCAACGCACCTGTTAATAAAGAAATAGGTGCAACAGTAGAATACAAAATTGCTACTGGTTCATGGAGTACGACTTATATTGCACCAACGACAAATGGTGATTACATTGTCAAAGTAAGACAAATAGATAAGACTGGTAATGCATCAAGCGAACAAATAATCACGTTCACTTTAGATGTAACAACAGACGTAGTAGACGTTACCAGTTCGGTAATCGTTAATAAGATGGATATAACAAGTGGTGTAGCCTTTGATGCAGATATTGTGACGCCTAATGCAAGCGATATAGAAAAAATTACAGTGATATTTGGCAATATTCAAACTGGTGATAATTTGTTACTAGATGTAGAGCGAACACTTAGTAGTAGTTTTACTCAAACTACTAGTGTAACGCTTGGAATAGCTAATGTTAATTACATTTATGCTTCTAATAAGTTAACCATTACTAAACATAGTGGCGGTAGCTTTAGTGCTACTGAAGTGGAAAGTATTGTTGAAGCTGTTAAGTTGAAAAATACCAATTCTACTCCGGGTGATATTGATCGTACAGCAACCTTTGCTTATGTTGATACTGCAGGAAATACGGGAGCTTCTGCTCAAGCGACTATGACTGTTGTTGCAACTATACCAACTATTGTTAGTGTGACAGATGATCATGATCAAACTGGACAAGAAGTTACATCTGAGATGACAATATACACCGTGACTTTTAGTCACGGTGTAGTTTCTAGTTTCGAGTCAAATGATGTCATTTTAGTAGATACCTTAGGGGCACCAATCGTTATTACAAATTGGATTATAGGCGTTCTTACTGAAGTTCCAGACAGCTCTGGCACCCAATGGACTGTATCAGTCACTCCACCTTTAGGCGAAAATACCGTAGATGTTACAGCTGCACGTCTGAAAATAGAAAAAACAGGCTTAGTAGATATCTATGGTAATGATCCTTTTGACATCAATCATACTCAATCTATTGCTGATGCGCAAAGTTTCGATACTCAACCCCCTTCTATTCCAACCCTTACATTAAATACAGAAATAAGCGCTGGTACTGTTACTAAAGATAGGGTGATGAACGTCACTAATCTTGTTGCTGATGTGGCTTCATGGCAATACAGTGTTGATGGTGGTGTAAGTTGGACGACCGTTTCAGACAGTTCTGTGACTAATTTTACTTTAACAGATGGAACCTATGGCGCTGATTTCATCCGAGTCAAACAAACAGATAATGCAGGGCAAACTAGTAACATTGCTAAATATACTATTAATTTTAGTATTGATACTGCCATTGACACACCAACCTTTTCTCCTGTGGATAATGGTAAAATGTCTAATACGGATAACTTTGTTTTAACCTTTGCAGAGAGTATGATAGCTGTGACAGGTAAGAACATTATCATTAAACAACTTAGTGATGGCTCTGTTATAGAAACTATTGCTGCAGATAATAGTGCACAAGTCAGTATTAATGCAACAGGTGTAGTCACCATTAACCCAACTGATATTAACTTAGTGGCAAGAACAAGCTACTATGTTGAAGTGGAAGCTGGTGCTTTTAAAGATAATGCAGGTAATGAATCAACTGCCATCACTGGTAGCACTGTTTGGAACGTTATCGTGAATGAAATGAATGCAACCATAATGGTGGCCACAGACAATAAGATAAATGCCATAGAGAATACCACTGATATTGTCATTGCAGTGATTATTGGTGCTGACTCTACCATCTTAAGTACTTTATTACTTGGTGATTTTACAGTCACTATCACTAAGGTTGGTGGTAGTGTTGTATCAATTTCTGGAACAGCTTATGACAGTAGCACTGGTATATGGAGAGCCATAATCAATGATGGTGGACTCATCAATGGAGATATCTACACCGTACAAGCCAATATCACAAGCAGTGCTATGGGAATAAATACATCAAGCACACAAACAGTTACGGTTGGCACTAACGCACCAACATTGACTTTAACTGATAATAAAGCCATCGTTGGTAATGACAATGTGGTGAATATTACTGAGTCTGCCAATGGCTTTAGTATGACAGGTATTTCTACAGGTTTGACAATAGGTAGTGAAGTGAGTGTTGTGTTTAACACCATCACTTACACAACAACAGTAACAGGTGCTAGTAACAATTGGAGTATTGACATTCCTTCAACAGATACAAATGTATTAATAGAAGGAACAACCTATATAGTCACTGTTAATGCTAGTGATAACCATGGTAACCCTGCCACGCAACTATCACAAAATATTACTGTGGATAAAACAGCACCTGTTAGTACTATAGTGATTGATGAAATCATCACTGACTTGTCAACCATCACAGGACAGACTAGTGCTAACATAGATGTTGAAATTAAACTAGATACAGACAATAACAATAGCTATGATGATGCTACTTACATAGTCATCAGTGATGCCAATGGTAACTGGACATTAGACTTAAATAGTGCTGCCTCACTTATTTCAGGTAGTGCACCTACTTTTGCAAGTATTGATACACAGTTAGGTGTTCAAGTCAATATCATCGATACTGCAGGCAATATGACAACTAGAACAGAAACAGCAACTAAGCAAGCCTCTTCTTACTCTATCTCTGATTCAAGAGTGATTGAAGGTACAACAGGGACAAAGACCATGACCTTTATTGTGACTAGAGGAGGGGATTTTTCTGATGCTGGTACGGTTGATTATGCGGTGAATACTACACTAAGTTTAGCCAAGTTTAGTAGTTCTGCTAATGGTGTGGATGATGACTATAGCGGTAGTACAAGTGGTACGGTCACTTTTGCAGTAGGTGAACGCTTTAAGGAGATTACCTTTACAGTGAATGGCGATTACTATAAAGAAGTGAATCAGAATATTATTGTCGATCTAACCAATCCAACAGAGGGTGCAATCTCCAAGGCAACAGGTATTGGTGAGATTGTTGAAGTAGATATTACTCAACTAGCAGCAGCTTATAGTCTAAAAGATGTTAACTCAGATTTAGCGACTAATGCTGTTCGAGTCAGACGTTCTAGTGATAATACCGAACTGGATATTGGTTTTGATAAGTATGATAATTTGGATACGCGAGCTCTTCTGAATTTTGTGGGTAGAGATACGGATGACACAGGGTATGTAAGTATTTGGTATGATCAAACGGGCAATGGACGAGATATGACTCAAACCTCCAGTACAAAACAAGGTGTTATCGTGAGTGATGGGGTTGTCCAGACCCACTCTAATGGTCAAACGACTATCGGTTTTAATAGAGGGCTAAATGGCGCTAATGATGATTTTATGGAGGCAATAGGAACGGGTGGTGGAACTGTGACTAATCTTGAGGTTTATGTGACCTATGAATTTAATATTATAAGAGTAGGTACATTATTTAATCTAGGAACTTCTATTGAAGATGGACGTATCATAGCCCATGCTCCCTGGAGTTCGGGTGCTATTTATTGGGATGCTGGCTCGTCAACTGGTGACGCTCGTTTATTTGTTAGTGATGCACAACAGAGTGGACAGGTTTCTCAGTTAGTCTTTACTGCCAACTATAATCACACGGGTGCTGGCACAGTGCTACAAAATAATGTAGATGCCAAACAAGGTATTTTTGTTGATGGTGACAATAAAGCTGCCGATGAAACATTAAAAGGAAACAGCTTGGTGTTAGGTAATACTTGGGTGCTAATGAGTTTTGGTTATGGTTCTACTGTTTGCCAGAGTGGCAAAGTCAGTGAGTTTCTAGTCTATACCTCCAACACCGAGGCTGTAGAACCCATAGGCTTGTTCGGTAGTGCCAATAATAATGTATTTACTTATGCGGGTGAGAGTGCCTTGGTTATGCTAGATGGTAAGCTGGGTTATGATATGATCAAACTTTCTAATGCTTCAGACATCAACCTAGATGTCACTTCAGTAAGTTTGGTTAATATTGAGGTTATTAATATGCAAAACGTCGAATCTAACAGACTCACCATTAACAATACTCAGTTAGACACCAACGTTTCTATTTTAAGTGTTTTGATGAATACTGGTGATAGTATTGTTTATGAAAGTAATACCTTTAATTACAGTGCTACACAAGAAGCTGTTAATTTTGGAACAACAGATAATGACATTATTAATATGTCTTCCTTTAATGAAACAGTTTATGGTAGGGGTGGCAATGATACCTTCGTCTATAAATCCTGGAGTGATGCTGCAGCAAGCAGTAGTGCTGATAGTATTACTGACTTTACTATAGGCATGGGTGCTGACAAAGACATTCTTAATCTTAAAGACTTACTCACCGATTATGATTCTACAAACTTAGCTGATTTTATTAATCTAAGTCAGATTGGTGGCAATACTATCATTAGTGTTGATAAAAATGGTGCTATGGGTGATGTATTTACTGAAGATATTAATATTACCTTAACAGGGGTAACTGAAGCTAGTCTAGTTACTATGATTAATGATGGTAATTTGGTGCTTGAGTAG